DNA from Drosophila busckii strain San Diego stock center, stock number 13000-0081.31 chromosome 2R, ASM1175060v1, whole genome shotgun sequence:
acacacacacaaacacccacacattaacacacacacatatatacacacttaACATTGGTTCGTGGATGTTGTggaaacaacagcaaagcatcGCCATTATGAACATGAATCTGCAGGATATCCAACAGGATATCCATAGATTAGCCACGCAGCAGAGCCAAATGCAGGCTCAGCATctgcaagcgcagcagctgatgcAGGCCCAGCAAATAGCCAACATGCTCAACCAGGTAAGCGATACATAACCCACGCTTTACTCCTCCTGCCCACCATCTActcaccaacagcaacaaatttacaacacgcaacaaatatatttgctatacactttgattcACAATTAAAACTTGTGCGGAAGTCTTTAATAGATAGAACAGCTATGAATTGATTAATTGTCAATAAGTCTAGAAGTTCAATTTTGATATAGAACAAtatgtttatttctttattcACAATTGCTCGTATGACTTCTGATGTGCCAAAgaaactattaaattaaaattcacaaataattacttaacatttatttgcctAGTATTATAATAATACTGGTCCTATTGTAATACGAAAAACAAGCCAcagataaatttaaattcaagcttAAAGTTAAGACAAAAACACGTCAATAAAAAGACTTGTAAACCTGTTATCAAACAAAAAGATCAAAACTAACGATCGATTTATATGAATATAGAGTATAGAATATATAACTGATACACTTAAATATCATATTATGATATATTTCGTAAATATTCCGAGCTTTCCGACTGTTAATTAAGACCAAATTGctactatttttaattgtttattcaacttgctatgcatatttctatcaaagtgtatatgaaAGTCGTTCATGTGCGACTTTAGCCACACGCTTTtttgattgttattgtttattgttttatgtgacattttttgttttgtatgcctttggctttgcctttgcctttaacttttgttgtgtCTTGCACTAACCGCATTTGCCTCGTTTTTGTGCCTGCTTCCcaacattggcagcagcagactTATGGCTCGCAGCAACATTTGGCCGACCATCATTATCAGCAGCGACCCATGCAGCAAAGCTTTGGCTCATCACCGCATCTTCCGCAGGCCTTCAATGCACCCGTCAGCGCCTACAGCTCACGCCCGCCCAGTCGCGATCcctaccagcagcagcagcagcagcaacaacagcagacgCCCATGCAGCTGCCGCCCATGCAATATGTGAACGAGCATGGCCAGTACATGTCGCCGCCCCAGCACTACATGCAACCCCAAAGCCTCTACAGCGACAACGGCACGCCCTACAACAACCACTCGCCCTACggagcgccgccgccgccgcagtaTGCGCAACGCTCCAGCGTCATCTACGACGACTACGGCCAGCCAGCGAACCACTTCTATCTGCACGAGACCTCACCCCAGCCGGCGCATCCGCAGCGACGCACCTGGGCGCACTCCGCTGCCGCCGCGGCCtacgagcaacagcagcagcagccgccgctgctcGATGTAAATGCTTGGCAAACACAGaagaaaatgcagcagcaacatcagcagcagcagccttggCAGCCTAATCGACCGCCTTCCAGTGTGGGCGCGCCGCAGGGATTTGTGCTGCATCAgaatggcggcggcgctggtggtggtggcggcggcggcggcggcgagcTGCAGCATCTGTTCCAGGTGCAGGCATCGCCGCAGCATAGTCAGCGCCTGCATGGCGGCGCCAATGGTGTTCAACGCCAGCAATCGCTCACGAATCTGCGCGACAATCGCTCGCCCAAGGGCAACATGGTGGGGGGTCCGCAGCATATGGCAATGGGTCAGCACGAGGACATGATGGCGCCACAGAGTATTTGCTTCATCGGCGATGAGGAGGATGTGGAGGAGCTGGAACGCAACATCATCGAGTCTATGCAGTCCACGCGCATCTCGGATTTTGtagtgcagcaacagcagcgactgcagcagcagcagcaacaacaacagcaccagcagcagcagcaacagcaccatagtgggcgtggcagcagctcgGAGGATTACGACAGTGGCGAGCTCATTTCCAACAAGCTAAACATCACCAGCGGCAACCTAACCTATCGCATACCCTCACCCTCGCGACCGGCCATACAGGCCAACAGTTTTCAGGATCcacgcggcggcggcagcgaggAGCCAGCCGAGAAGGGCTTCTACATATCGTTTGACAATGAGCAGCCCAAGCGACCGAAGCCGCCGCTGCGCGCCAAGCGCTCGCCCAAAAAGGAATCCAGCCGCGACAGTGTGGACAACCAAGTTGTCCTTAAACGTGAATCACTAAGTCAACTGCACAACAATTCTTTCTCAGCCAGCGAGGAGCCCAAACATGTTGCCAGCCGCGCCAGCATGAGCATGAACATGAATGCCAGCGCCACCTACAACAAGTACACGGATGAGCCGCCGGTACAGCTGCGCCAGCTGTCCCACACGAGCGCCGAGCCAGCATCCAATGGCCAGGAGCGGCGACACCTGGAGGACCTCACCAAccagcccaagcagcagccgctgtcGCCCACACGCCTCAGCCGCACCGAGCAGAGCAATCTCAGTGCAGCGGAGGCCAAGAACAAGGCGCTAGTCATTGGCGTGGATGCCACCAACCTGGATCCGGTGAGCAGCATGCAACCCTATATAGTTTGAAATATAGATTTATAACGGGAGTCCACTTTTCAAATCATATAAACACATCAAGTGCtgtcaacattttattgctctTTTTGAAaaccttaaaaaaaaatgcaattttatagtACAAACTTCTGAgctttacatttaatatttttataaacattttgcacTCAATATGcataatgcaaattatgcaataatttatggcaataattttgttttgagaCGCGTAAGTTTGGTTTGAAAttggcttaatttatatttatgcttgtgCTTTGCAGGAGAGTGTGGACGAAATGGAGCGGCGCAAGGAGAAGATTATGCTGCTATCGctgcagcgacgccagcagcaggaGGAGGCCAAGGTGCGAAAGGAGATTGAGGCAGCGCAAAAACGTGAAAAGGAGCGTGAGAAGGAGGAGGAGCGTGCACGCAAAAAGGAGGAACAGATGGCGCGACGTGCGGCCATACTGGAGCAGCATAAGCTCAAGAAAGCCATCGAAGAGGCTGAGCGAGAGGTGCGCactcaatatttatatttatatgtatttatatttaaatatttttgttatttgtttgtagGGCAAGACGCTGGATCGCAGCGAGCTGCATGGCAAACTGACGCCACAGTCATCATCGGCGTCCGTGTCGCGACGACCAACGCGTGTGATGCGTCCGCGTCCCAAAACGATTCACGTGGATGATGCCAGCGTGGACATCAGTGAGGCCTCAAGCCTCTCCAGCCGTGGCAAGAAGGGCTCGAATTCAAACCTAACCGGTGAGCCAAGGATCTAAACCAaacaacagcacacacacgcagcttaGTTAGAAAGTTGAAGCTATAATTGCAATAGATATTAGATTAGCAGAGCTGTCTGTCCGACTGTATAGTCAATATAACTACGCTTCATGCATTGTAAATTAGACCTGAGAACTCGATTCACaaactatatacaaaattagttttatataattgtaaGCACATGTTCATTATTCTATACTTGACAGAATTATCTGTGGCAACTTCATCTAAACAGATTTGTATGTGCTGTAAATAGTTTCGGCTTGTCGAAAGCACAATAGCTCTATTAGCTGCCTAAGAACCTACGCGATTTCGTTaacgtttgtttttgtgtttaatttgatttttgttaattttaatttcttattgcTTTGGTTGCCCGCCCcctaccaacaacaacaacaacaacgtgtACACAGGCTACGGTCAACTAAGCTCAAACACAATGAAAAGAGATTATTATAGGGGCTCGCAAGACTCCCTGACTGTGAAAggtaaatgtttgttttttatgtgtttacCCGCCCCcgtgttttatattttatttttattatttattaacacacAACGTTAGTTTTAAGCTAAAGCATGCAAGATATATTAGTTTGGTTTATGGGGggcattttgattttgtgatctggtttggtttggtttgcatttgcagctaacGTAACATAGTTTAAAACTCATACTTAAATGCTAAGTCGTAACCACTAATCTTGTTCAACAGAGTCCCCCGATGATTATCCAAGCACTAGTTCAACTCCGATTGGACGGCGCGGATCCTACAAAACATCCAGAGGTTGGTGCTGGGTAACAGCTTAACAGCATTTcactagctctagctctagctctctACCTTCTACTTAACTATGTATTTATTGGTTTTTCTACTCTTGCTTTGGTTTGAATAGTGGCAGCTTTCAAACCCCTCAacaacactaaaaaaaaaaggttattTTTGAgttcaagtttttatttatggttGAAGGCGTGTTTTATGCTAGATCACACTCACTCTATGTACGCTCAACATATCCTAAACcataacaaagcaaaaaatataaaaaagaataatagTTATAAGAAAACTAACTGCTAGCGCACATAAGAACACGCACCAGGGCAATTCAACAACagttacaaaaacaaaaggaattggcaattataaatatgcgaTTGGGTTTAACATTTTGTGATGGGCTTAGActagtttatataatttctttaaatcATAAAACTGCTCAATTTGATCCTTATACGTATTTGTGTGCACTCGACTCTTGCGTCACTCCGTGTTGCCAATTTTTACAGAGCCAGCCGTTGAAAGGGGCCGCACCCTGTCGCGTATATCGGTTGCTAAGGGGAGCACGCTTAATTTCCGTGGCCGAAAGTCTAATTCGCTAATGAATTTGTGCGGTAAGAAGCGTTCCACagctatacaaaaaaatatttaaaaaatccattattatattaaagctGCTTGCCTTTAAGTTTCTTTCAATCTCCAAACTGTTTAACTATGTAAATTTCCTACTgctatttaatgtttattttactttcattGTCGCTCTTTATTGGTTATGGGTTGTAACGCTCAGTTTACtttctatattattattattggtgACAATCAGATTCAATACTTTTTATTagtttgtaatattttgtaCCTTTATGTCTCATTTGTTTTCATCTTTGATTAATCTATGATCATATttctgctttaaataaataagcttgcaatttataattaatttcaatttttttgaattatgtATAATGTAATGTTGAATTATagcttgcagtttattttaatttgataaaattatagttttatattatagCGTAAAGTCTCCTCTTCTCAATTCTTTGTACTTTATTTTGTTACTCCTTTGCTATGTTCATAAGAAAGCGGTGTTGGTTCTTAAATTTTCTTTGGAACAGCttgtaaaatacaaaagaattTTTCAACTGTCGCAACTGGTTCTGGTTTGACTTGTACTGTCCGCTTATTGGGGGAACGGAATTGCcctttgatttataaaaaaaaaacaatgacaCAATTACACGCACACCACTACgccttcacacacacacacgcactcacacattCGCACTACCACTCTCATATGTATTTAGCTTTTAAGTATGTTACTGTCAACAACGAAATTTGCTAAATTCTGTGCACACATTCTCttcttttatttctatttctttcaaattcaaaactgTGTACAAAACCCTCTCAAAAATAATGTGATATGCAAAtaaccaaacaaacaaatgtgataactaaaaatctattaacaaacaaatacgcGCAATGATTTAACATTTATCGCTTTCATCGCTCGATATCTCATCAAACTGTGGCAACGAACTAACAAACATCAACCGAATCAACTTACTCTGCATGGAATATGGCCACATGTCAACTGCCTGCTCCTCCTCTCTATCTTTatgtggctttggctgtggctgtggctctggctctggctgtggtTTGTGGCAATGCGCGCTGATTGATATGATTGCATGTTTGACTGATGAATTGATGAACGTTCGATTTCGCTTGATGGTTAGACACAGATTCGGGACTGGGAAGGGCCACTCCGCCGCGTCGGGCGCCGTCACCAGGAATGGGTGCATCAGGTAGGCATATGCCATCCCCCTCTGGACCAGGCTCTTTGCCGCCAGGTTTGATATCGAAGCGTCGCGGATTTGATGATGGATCAAGCCTTAACTCATTAACTGCAAACGCATTTAACATGGACTATTCGGGTTTGTACTTAGTCTCAAAGAATTCTCCTCAGTTAatctcacacacagacacacacacaaacacaccatacccacatatatatatatatctcacATATCGTacatatagatacatatattgGTTTCTTCATGCATCATTTGGAACGTTTTATCCACTTTCAGTTCATTGCTCACTTCAGTTCGACTTCAGTTTAATTTCAATCATTTAACGATTGTCAAACAAATATTCCACATTTTTACTCTGTTCGTTTATTCGAtttatactacatatatatataatttgtacatCAAAGAACTATGTAATCAACATAGGGGCCTGCGTCAATTTTGTGTGTGAAATTGCAATCCGTTCGTTATTCCGTTGCGTCGTCAAATCCTCGACTTCGATAGTCAAACCGAGAGTTGTgtcaaatagttttttataatgccaaattataaacacaataaaaagCTTTCTAACAATTACCAATTGGCTCGATTAACCGCTTCTcacaaaatgcaataagcaacaacaaaacttttacaaaattgcaagcaatactcaatttattttaaatatgttcgttaaaatgttttgtgttatttttttgtttgctttgtttaacaGTAATTGTAATTTGATTGTCTTAgcagtaaatttatatttaatttatgattgaTTGCAGAATGATTTATCTATTATtgagtaaattattaaacattgcATCAAGCTGCAGTCTGCGcttgatttataatttgtaactTAATCGTAGTCACTTGCCTTGCAGTTGCACGTAGTCTGAGTTTTGCGTATAGACGACAAAATACAAACCTAATTTAAGATGTTTGCCATTAACACTGAGTAGAAATCCATGATAAATCCATGAGCGCATTGCTGGAGCATGACTAATGTGACTGCTGTGTTGATTGACAGGTCCGAAGCTGTATAAGCAGCCGGCGGCGAAATCTAATCGCGGCATTATATTGAACGCCGTGGAGTATTGCGTCTTTCCGGGCGCGGTCAACCGtgaagccaaacaaaaagtgCTCGAGAAGATTGCGCGCTCAGAGGCGAAGCACTTTCTTGTGCTCTTCCGTGATGCGGGCTGCCAATTCCGTGCCCTCTATAGCTACGTGCCGGAGACGAATCTGGTGACCAAGCTGTATGGCACAGGGCCAGCGCAAGTCGATGATGTTATGTTCGATAAGTTCTTCAAGTAAGTGTCACATggtttttttattgattgccTATTAATGCTTTCGCTTTTGCATCTTGCAGATACAACTCAGGTGGCAAATGCTTCTCGCAGATACACACAAAGCATCTGACCGTCACAATTGACGCCTTCACCATACACAACTCGCTCTGGCAAGGCAAACGAACACAGCTGCCCAGCAAAAAGGATATGGCGCTTGTGATCTAAAAGATCAAGTAGTTCAAGGATATAGcgagagcgggagagcgagGCGGGGCAAACGAAGCGCTTGGCGCTGGCGTGCATTTGCGCtcataaactaaactaacttCAACTGCAGCATTGAGACACTTTcgataacaattaaattcatttgtttcAATGTCACTCGAGTGATTGCAGTATGTGAATGCTGAAATTCTGGGTGGGCGGGCAAGCTCTGGTACAGGGTACAGGGTATGGCAAATATGGCATATTATggcttaattatataataactaattgcacagcagcagcagcagcagattgatAAACATTGTTGTAAATGCtagtgaaatatttattttgaatatttagcaTACATACGAACATAAGCATATAAACAGAATAATCAACTTTTATTCTTTATGTGAAAAGTAAAtgtaacaaaatcaaaa
Protein-coding regions in this window:
- the LOC108596518 gene encoding patronin isoform X3; this encodes MDAETQEIRQARQRASVKWLLSKAFNNRVPDNLKEPFYRDHENQERLKPQIVVELGNATLYCQTLTNLYSDPNYQSLNHWSILQTLARKGTPVAEPSDMPITETVLIQTNPLRINAHMSVIESLMVLYAKEISSGDRVMAAIRRISGSNYQLAQAQSYEQGLLAWISHACAALKKRIVKELESTVPDEIGTRLQTPDIPPVRDFQDLCDGICLALLISYYCPKVLPWTSVRINYLPAVEDSIHNILLVSSFSQKHLPYGVFHMTPEDVTYMRGSMKLNLVLLLTDLFNLFEIHPAKCVCYPGMDGQDVIARRSLGANEHGICHRRGLTTQPVTPIPDLRSDLDQPPVGSPSNRPPFQVPHTVALSGGGFNRRSTPPNDYQAMQSNNFDGNQAEAFVVHKSRGITTLSSMHSQQQQQQQHYSQHQQQQQQQQQQSQQEPLVPARLRQAKEKNNVESKADERGDYIAAGRPSNWEQSRRPSFAGRRSRRNSSSEDSQLTIENFGGSQDQLNTLGRFERERDRERERKLSNTSVVEPAVAIRSSIADARGTLQLGYDTDSGSEKQDRETEKYLMRRQASVDNVPSVSGHNLSNAGSPLPMARNKQHSNDKDYSAEHYNDARSSVYDVETTPVRKSSTSSMPASPAAWQLEVCDDDMRSLENASKLSTIRMKLEEKRRRIEQDKRKIEMALMRHQEKEDLESCPDVMKWETMSNESKRTPEMDAVDLDKYQQSIAIMNMNLQDIQQDIHRLATQQSQMQAQHLQAQQLMQAQQIANMLNQQQTYGSQQHLADHHYQQRPMQQSFGSSPHLPQAFNAPVSAYSSRPPSRDPYQQQQQQQQQQTPMQLPPMQYVNEHGQYMSPPQHYMQPQSLYSDNGTPYNNHSPYGAPPPPQYAQRSSVIYDDYGQPANHFYLHETSPQPAHPQRRTWAHSAAAAAYEQQQQQPPLLDVNAWQTQKKMQQQHQQQQPWQPNRPPSSVGAPQGFVLHQNGGGAGGGGGGGGGELQHLFQVQASPQHSQRLHGGANGVQRQQSLTNLRDNRSPKGNMVGGPQHMAMGQHEDMMAPQSICFIGDEEDVEELERNIIESMQSTRISDFVVQQQQRLQQQQQQQQHQQQQQQHHSGRGSSSEDYDSGELISNKLNITSGNLTYRIPSPSRPAIQANSFQDPRGGGSEEPAEKGFYISFDNEQPKRPKPPLRAKRSPKKESSRDSVDNQVVLKRESLSQLHNNSFSASEEPKHVASRASMSMNMNASATYNKYTDEPPVQLRQLSHTSAEPASNGQERRHLEDLTNQPKQQPLSPTRLSRTEQSNLSAAEAKNKALVIGVDATNLDPESVDEMERRKEKIMLLSLQRRQQQEEAKVRKEIEAAQKREKEREKEEERARKKEEQMARRAAILEQHKLKKAIEEAEREGKTLDRSELHGKLTPQSSSASVSRRPTRVMRPRPKTIHVDDASVDISEASSLSSRGKKGSNSNLTGYGQLSSNTMKRDYYRGSQDSLTVKESPDDYPSTSSTPIGRRGSYKTSREPAVERGRTLSRISVAKGSTLNFRGRKSNSLMNLCDSGLGRATPPRRAPSPGMGASGRHMPSPSGPGSLPPGLISKRRGFDDGSSLNSLTANAFNMDYSGPKLYKQPAAKSNRGIILNAVEYCVFPGAVNREAKQKVLEKIARSEAKHFLVLFRDAGCQFRALYSYVPETNLVTKLYGTGPAQVDDVMFDKFFKYNSGGKCFSQIHTKHLTVTIDAFTIHNSLWQGKRTQLPSKKDMALVI
- the LOC108596518 gene encoding patronin isoform X7, with amino-acid sequence MDAETQEIRQARQRASVKWLLSKAFNNRVPDNLKEPFYRDHENQERLKPQIVVELGNATLYCQTLTNLYSDPNYQSLNHWSILQTLARKGTPVAEPSDMPITETVLIQTNPLRINAHMSVIESLMVLYAKEISSGDRVMAAIRRISGSNYQLAQAQSYEQGLLAWISHACAALKKRIVKELESTVPDEIGTRLQTPDIPPVRDFQDLCDGICLALLISYYCPKVLPWTSVRINYLPAVEDSIHNILLVSSFSQKHLPYGVFHMTPEDVTYMRGSMKLNLVLLLTDLFNLFEIHPAKCVCYPGMDGQDVIARRSLGANEHGICHRRGLTTQPVTPIPDLRSDLDQPPVGSPSNRPPFQVPHTVALSGGGFNRRSTPPNDYQAMQSNNFDGNQAEAFVVHKSRGITTLSSMHSQQQQQQQHYSQHQQQQQQQQQQSQQEPLVPARLRQAKEKNNVESKADERGDYIAAGRPSNWEQSRRPSFAGRRSRRNSSSEDSQLTIENFGGSQDQLNTLGRFERERDRERERKLSNTSVVEPAVAIRSSIADARGTLQLGYDTDSGSEKQDRETEKYLMRRQASVDNVPSVSGHNLSNAGSPLPMARNKQHSNDKDYSAEHYNDARSSVYDVETTPVRKSSTSSMPASPAAWQLEVCDDDMRSLENASKLSTIRMKLEEKRRRIEQDKRKIEMALMRHQEKEDLESCPDVMKWETMSNESKRTPEMDAVDLDKYQQSIAIMNMNLQDIQQDIHRLATQQSQMQAQHLQAQQLMQAQQIANMLNQQQTYGSQQHLADHHYQQRPMQQSFGSSPHLPQAFNAPVSAYSSRPPSRDPYQQQQQQQQQQTPMQLPPMQYVNEHGQYMSPPQHYMQPQSLYSDNGTPYNNHSPYGAPPPPQYAQRSSVIYDDYGQPANHFYLHETSPQPAHPQRRTWAHSAAAAAYEQQQQQPPLLDVNAWQTQKKMQQQHQQQQPWQPNRPPSSVGAPQGFVLHQNGGGAGGGGGGGGGELQHLFQVQASPQHSQRLHGGANGVQRQQSLTNLRDNRSPKGNMVGGPQHMAMGQHEDMMAPQSICFIGDEEDVEELERNIIESMQSTRISDFVVQQQQRLQQQQQQQQHQQQQQQHHSGRGSSSEDYDSGELISNKLNITSGNLTYRIPSPSRPAIQANSFQDPRGGGSEEPAEKGFYISFDNEQPKRPKPPLRAKRSPKKESSRDSVDNQVVLKRESLSQLHNNSFSASEEPKHVASRASMSMNMNASATYNKYTDEPPVQLRQLSHTSAEPASNGQERRHLEDLTNQPKQQPLSPTRLSRTEQSNLSAAEAKNKALVIGVDATNLDPESVDEMERRKEKIMLLSLQRRQQQEEAKVRKEIEAAQKREKEREKEEERARKKEEQMARRAAILEQHKLKKAIEEAEREGKTLDRSELHGKLTPQSSSASVSRRPTRVMRPRPKTIHVDDASVDISEASSLSSRGKKGSNSNLTESPDDYPSTSSTPIGRRGSYKTSREPAVERGRTLSRISVAKGSTLNFRGRKSNSLMNLCDTDSGLGRATPPRRAPSPGMGASGRHMPSPSGPGSLPPGLISKRRGFDDGSSLNSLTANAFNMDYSGPKLYKQPAAKSNRGIILNAVEYCVFPGAVNREAKQKVLEKIARSEAKHFLVLFRDAGCQFRALYSYVPETNLVTKLYGTGPAQVDDVMFDKFFKYNSGGKCFSQIHTKHLTVTIDAFTIHNSLWQGKRTQLPSKKDMALVI
- the LOC108596518 gene encoding patronin isoform X2; the encoded protein is MDAETQEIRQARQRASVKWLLSKAFNNRVPDNLKEPFYRDHENQERLKPQIVVELGNATLYCQTLTNLYSDPNYQSLNHWSILQTLARKGTPVAEPSDMPITETVLIQTNPLRINAHMSVIESLMVLYAKEISSGDRVMAAIRRISGSNYQLAQAQSYEQGLLAWISHACAALKKRIVKELESTVPDEIGTRLQTPDIPPVRDFQDLCDGICLALLISYYCPKVLPWTSVRINYLPAVEDSIHNILLVSSFSQKHLPYGVFHMTPEDVTYMRGSMKLNLVLLLTDLFNLFEIHPAKCVCYPGMDGQDVIARRSLGANEHGICHRRGLTTQPVTPIPDLRSDLDQPPVGSPSNRPPFQVPHTVALSGGGFNRRSTPPNDYQAMQSNNFDGNQAEAFVVHKSRGITTLSSMHSQQQQQQQHYSQHQQQQQQQQQQSQQEPLVPARLRQAKEKNNVESKADERGDYIAAGRPSNWEQSRRPSFAGRRSRRNSSSEDSQLTIENFGGSQDQLNTLGRFERERDRERERKLSNTSVVEPAVAIRSSIADARGTLQLGYDTDSGSEKQDRETEKYLMRRQASVDNVPSVSGHNLSNAGSPLPMARNKQHSNDKDYSAEHYNDARSSVYDVETTPVRKSSTSSMPASPAAWQLEVCDDDMRSLENASKLSTIRMKLEEKRRRIEQDKRKIEMALMRHQEKEDLESCPDVMKWETMSNESKRTPEMDAVDLDKYQQSIAIMNMNLQDIQQDIHRLATQQSQMQAQHLQAQQLMQAQQIANMLNQQTYGSQQHLADHHYQQRPMQQSFGSSPHLPQAFNAPVSAYSSRPPSRDPYQQQQQQQQQQTPMQLPPMQYVNEHGQYMSPPQHYMQPQSLYSDNGTPYNNHSPYGAPPPPQYAQRSSVIYDDYGQPANHFYLHETSPQPAHPQRRTWAHSAAAAAYEQQQQQPPLLDVNAWQTQKKMQQQHQQQQPWQPNRPPSSVGAPQGFVLHQNGGGAGGGGGGGGGELQHLFQVQASPQHSQRLHGGANGVQRQQSLTNLRDNRSPKGNMVGGPQHMAMGQHEDMMAPQSICFIGDEEDVEELERNIIESMQSTRISDFVVQQQQRLQQQQQQQQHQQQQQQHHSGRGSSSEDYDSGELISNKLNITSGNLTYRIPSPSRPAIQANSFQDPRGGGSEEPAEKGFYISFDNEQPKRPKPPLRAKRSPKKESSRDSVDNQVVLKRESLSQLHNNSFSASEEPKHVASRASMSMNMNASATYNKYTDEPPVQLRQLSHTSAEPASNGQERRHLEDLTNQPKQQPLSPTRLSRTEQSNLSAAEAKNKALVIGVDATNLDPESVDEMERRKEKIMLLSLQRRQQQEEAKVRKEIEAAQKREKEREKEEERARKKEEQMARRAAILEQHKLKKAIEEAEREGKTLDRSELHGKLTPQSSSASVSRRPTRVMRPRPKTIHVDDASVDISEASSLSSRGKKGSNSNLTGYGQLSSNTMKRDYYRGSQDSLTVKESPDDYPSTSSTPIGRRGSYKTSREPAVERGRTLSRISVAKGSTLNFRGRKSNSLMNLCDTDSGLGRATPPRRAPSPGMGASGRHMPSPSGPGSLPPGLISKRRGFDDGSSLNSLTANAFNMDYSGPKLYKQPAAKSNRGIILNAVEYCVFPGAVNREAKQKVLEKIARSEAKHFLVLFRDAGCQFRALYSYVPETNLVTKLYGTGPAQVDDVMFDKFFKYNSGGKCFSQIHTKHLTVTIDAFTIHNSLWQGKRTQLPSKKDMALVI
- the LOC108596518 gene encoding patronin isoform X4 translates to MDAETQEIRQARQRASVKWLLSKAFNNRVPDNLKEPFYRDHENQERLKPQIVVELGNATLYCQTLTNLYSDPNYQSLNHWSILQTLARKGTPVAEPSDMPITETVLIQTNPLRINAHMSVIESLMVLYAKEISSGDRVMAAIRRISGSNYQLAQAQSYEQGLLAWISHACAALKKRIVKELESTVPDEIGTRLQTPDIPPVRDFQDLCDGICLALLISYYCPKVLPWTSVRINYLPAVEDSIHNILLVSSFSQKHLPYGVFHMTPEDVTYMRGSMKLNLVLLLTDLFNLFEIHPAKCVCYPGMDGQDVIARRSLGANEHGICHRRGLTTQPVTPIPDLRSDLDQPPVGSPSNRPPFQVPHTVALSGGGFNRRSTPPNDYQAMQSNNFDGNQAEAFVVHKSRGITTLSSMHSQQQQQQQHYSQHQQQQQQQQQQSQQEPLVPARLRQAKEKNNVESKADERGDYIAAGRPSNWEQSRRPSFAGRRSRRNSSSEDSQLTIENFGGSQDQLNTLGRFERERDRERERKLSNTSVVEPAVAIRSSIADARGTLQLGYDTDSGSEKQDRETEKYLMRRQASVDNVPSVSGHNLSNAGSPLPMARNKQHSNDKDYSAEHYNDARSSVYDVETTPVRKSSTSSMPASPAAWQLEVCDDDMRSLENASKLSTIRMKLEEKRRRIEQDKRKIEMALMRHQEKEDLESCPDVMKWETMSNESKRTPEMDAVDLDKYQQSIAIMNMNLQDIQQDIHRLATQQSQMQAQHLQAQQLMQAQQIANMLNQTYGSQQHLADHHYQQRPMQQSFGSSPHLPQAFNAPVSAYSSRPPSRDPYQQQQQQQQQQTPMQLPPMQYVNEHGQYMSPPQHYMQPQSLYSDNGTPYNNHSPYGAPPPPQYAQRSSVIYDDYGQPANHFYLHETSPQPAHPQRRTWAHSAAAAAYEQQQQQPPLLDVNAWQTQKKMQQQHQQQQPWQPNRPPSSVGAPQGFVLHQNGGGAGGGGGGGGGELQHLFQVQASPQHSQRLHGGANGVQRQQSLTNLRDNRSPKGNMVGGPQHMAMGQHEDMMAPQSICFIGDEEDVEELERNIIESMQSTRISDFVVQQQQRLQQQQQQQQHQQQQQQHHSGRGSSSEDYDSGELISNKLNITSGNLTYRIPSPSRPAIQANSFQDPRGGGSEEPAEKGFYISFDNEQPKRPKPPLRAKRSPKKESSRDSVDNQVVLKRESLSQLHNNSFSASEEPKHVASRASMSMNMNASATYNKYTDEPPVQLRQLSHTSAEPASNGQERRHLEDLTNQPKQQPLSPTRLSRTEQSNLSAAEAKNKALVIGVDATNLDPESVDEMERRKEKIMLLSLQRRQQQEEAKVRKEIEAAQKREKEREKEEERARKKEEQMARRAAILEQHKLKKAIEEAEREGKTLDRSELHGKLTPQSSSASVSRRPTRVMRPRPKTIHVDDASVDISEASSLSSRGKKGSNSNLTGYGQLSSNTMKRDYYRGSQDSLTVKESPDDYPSTSSTPIGRRGSYKTSREPAVERGRTLSRISVAKGSTLNFRGRKSNSLMNLCDTDSGLGRATPPRRAPSPGMGASGRHMPSPSGPGSLPPGLISKRRGFDDGSSLNSLTANAFNMDYSGPKLYKQPAAKSNRGIILNAVEYCVFPGAVNREAKQKVLEKIARSEAKHFLVLFRDAGCQFRALYSYVPETNLVTKLYGTGPAQVDDVMFDKFFKYNSGGKCFSQIHTKHLTVTIDAFTIHNSLWQGKRTQLPSKKDMALVI